From the genome of Terriglobales bacterium:
TCCGCGAGGCAGGCGGTGGTGATCGAAGAAGTCGCGGCGGGGGCCGGCCACCGCGAGGGCAAATCTTCCTGACCGAGGCGAAGGCGTGAGCGAACAGGACGGCGTTCCCAAGAACCTGAAGGTGCTCATCACCGCGGAGCAGATCCAGAAGCGCGTGCACGAGCTGGCCCGCCAGATCGCCAAGGACTACAAGGACAAGACCCTGTACGCGGTGTGCGTGCTGGAGAACGGGTTCGTGTTCATGGCCGACCTGGTGCGCGCCCTCGACATCCCCGTGGTCTGCCAGTTCATGAAGCCGGAGTTCAGCGAGAAGATGCAGGGCGGGACCCCCACCACCGAGATCTTCTTCAGCCCGGAGATCGGGGTGGAGGGCCAGCACGTGCTGCTGGTCGAAGCCTTGGTGCAGTCGGGGGTGACCAGCGAGTTCCTGATGCGCAACCTGACGGGGCGGGGCGCCGCCACGGTGAAGCTGGCCACCTTCCTGGACAAGCAACCGGCGCGCCGGGTCTCGCTGCAGCCCGATTACTTCGGGTTCCTGATCGACGAGCTCTACGTCGTGGGCTACGGGCTGGGCTCTCCCACCTTCGGCCGCAATCTTCCCTACGTAGCGGCCGCTCCCGGGACCGGCGCGGCTCCCGGCCCCGATTCTCAGAACTAGGGCGGCCGCGTCGCGGCGAGACTTTTCTTCCCCGCGACGGGTTACAATTGGGGTGGCAAGAGGGAATCGAACGGGCGCCGGCGGCGTCTAATCTTAGGTAGGCGCACCCTCCCAGGGCGCGCAAGGGTCAAGGAGCAGGAGTGAATTCGACGGTTAAGACGGTGATTTTCTGGCTGGTGATCGTGCTGTCCGGCGTGCTGCTGTGGCAGGTGGTCAAGGCCGGCGGCAACGCCCCCAAGGTGCGGGAGGTCAGCTTCTCCGAGTTCATGACCGCGGTGAACCAGGGCAACGTGGAGAAGGTGGAGGTCAACGGCGCCGAGGTCAAGGGCAACTTCCGCAGCGACAAGACCACGAGCTTCCACACCATCGTCCCGGCCAACTACCCCGACATGTACAAGGTGATGCAGGACAAGGGCGTGATGGTGACCGTGCGCGACACCTCCGGCACCGGCTGGCCCACCCTGCTCTCCTACATCATCCCCCTGGTGCTGATCGGGCTGCTGTGGTTCTTCATGATCCGGCAGATGCAGACCGGGGGAAACAAGGCGCTGAGCTTCGGCAAGAGCCGGGCGCGCCTGCTCTCCATGCAGCAGAAGAAGGTCACCTTCAAGGACGTGGCCGGCGTGGACGAGGCCAAGGAAGAGCTGAAGGAGATCATCGAGTTCCTGCGCGAGGCGCAGAAATTCCAGAAGCTGGGCGGGCGCATCCCCAAGGGGGTGCTGCTGGTCGGCCCCCCGGGAACCGGCAAGACGCTGCTGGCGCGGGCGGTGGCGGGGGAGGCCAACGTGCCCTTCTTCTCCATCTCCGGCTCCGACTTCGTGGAGATGTTCGTGGGGGTGGGCGCCAG
Proteins encoded in this window:
- a CDS encoding phosphoribosyltransferase family protein; translation: MSEQDGVPKNLKVLITAEQIQKRVHELARQIAKDYKDKTLYAVCVLENGFVFMADLVRALDIPVVCQFMKPEFSEKMQGGTPTTEIFFSPEIGVEGQHVLLVEALVQSGVTSEFLMRNLTGRGAATVKLATFLDKQPARRVSLQPDYFGFLIDELYVVGYGLGSPTFGRNLPYVAAAPGTGAAPGPDSQN